A DNA window from Castanea sativa cultivar Marrone di Chiusa Pesio chromosome 7, ASM4071231v1 contains the following coding sequences:
- the LOC142642455 gene encoding extra-large guanine nucleotide-binding protein 1-like yields MKKGVCYRCFKGDRFMEKEGCIVCGAKYCYDCVLRAMGSMPEGRKCVTCIGFRIREARRGKLGKCSRLLKRLLTDLEVKNIMNSEMLCEVNQVPPELVFVNGETLSKDELFQLRNCKYPPKKLRPGYYWYDKYSGFWGKEGQKPSQIITSQLNVGGPIKTNASNGNAKVLINSREITKEELWMLKSAGVHCEGEPHLWVSEDGTYEEEANKKEKSKIWDKAITKLVCAVLSLPVPPGSENPSGKEVNGEIRDNLAQKSIHKFLLVGCDKSGTSTIYKQAKILYGIPFSEDERQTIKFFIQRKLFGYLGILLEGREQFEEESLLEKRKRCVIDKSGPSGDTIQIDDTTIYSIGARVRAFSDWLLQVLQSDNSEAIFPAATCEYAPFIEEMWKDAAIQATYNRRNELQMLPRVAAYFLDRAFEISRTDYEPSDMDILYADGITSSNSPTCMEFSFPKSTQDDLLGPDYWHYCSLRYQLIRVHPRSLGEHCKWLDMFDDTDIVLFCVALTDYDEYSVDRNGVLTNKMLASKELFESIVTHPTFESKNFLLILNKFDLLEEKIEQVPLTQCEWFRDFKPVVSPNCHNSTYPSLAQRASHYIGMKFKELFRSLTDNKLFVSPVIGLENDTVDEALRYAREIIMRYEEEGPYLNYELSSTDSEARSACLLL; encoded by the exons ATGAAGAAAGGGGTATGCTATCGATGTTTCAAGGGAGACCGGTTCATGGAGAAGGAGGGTTGCATCGTTTGTGGAGCCAAGTATTGTTATGACTGTGTGCTGAGAGCCATGGGGTCAATGCCAGAAGGAAGGAAATGCGTTACTTGCATTGGTTTTAGGATTCGTGAGGCTAGGCGAGGGAAGTTGGGGAAGTGTTCTAGGTTGCTCAAGAGGCTGCTAACTGATTTGGAAGTTAAGAATATAATGAATTCTGAGATGCTATGTGAAGTGAATCAGGTGCCACCAGAGCTTGTTTTTGTGAATGGTGAGACCCTTAGCAAAGATGAGCTCTTCCAATTACGAAACTGCAAATACCCACCAAAAAAGCTGAGACCAGGATACTATTGGTATGACAAATATTCTGGTTTCTGGGGAAAG GAAGGACAAAAGCCTTCCCAGATCATTACCTCCCAGCTAAATGTTGGGGGCCCCATCAAGACGAATGCTAGCAACGGAAACGCAAAAGTATTAATAAACAGCAGGGAGATAACTAAAGAAGAGCTTTGGATGCTAAAG TCAGCTGGGGTGCATTGTGAAGGAGAGCCTCACCTTTGGGTGAGTGAAGACGGGACATATGAGGAAGAGgcgaataagaaagaaaagagtaaaATATGGGACAAG GCTATAACAAAGCTGGTTTGCGCAGTCTTGTCTCTTCCAGTTCCTCCTGGTTCTGAAAATCCTTCAGGGAAAGAAGTGAATGGAGAAATCCGAGACAACCTTGCACAGAAATCTATTCATAAATTTCTTTTAGTTGGTTGTGACAAATCTGGCACAAGTACGATATATAAACAG GCTAAGATTCTGTATGGTATTCCTTTCTCTGAAGATGAGCGCCAAACTATCAAGTTTTTTATCCAAAGAAAGTTATTTGGATATCTCGGAATACTTCTTGAGGGACGAGaacaatttgaagaagaaagttTGCTTGAGAAGAGGAAAAGATGTGTTATCGATAAGTCTGGACCTTCAG GGGATACAATTCAGATTGATGATACAACAATCTATTCCATTGGGGCAAGAGTGAGAGCTTTCTCAGATTGGCTCCTCCAAGTTTTGCAGTCAGATAATTCGGAAGCCATATTTCCAGCTGCTACTTGTGAATATGCACCTTTTATTGAGGAGATGTGGAAGGATGCAGCCATTCAAGCCACATACAACCGGAGGAATGAATTACAAATGCTACCTAGAGTAGCTGCTTATTTCCTAGATCGG GCTTTCGAGATTTCTAGGACAGATTACGAACCCTCTGACATGGACATCTTGTATGCTGACGGGATTACCTCATCCAATAGCCCTACTTGCATGGAATTTTCATTTCCCAAGTCAACACAAGATGATTTACTGGGTCCTGATTATTGGCATTATTGTTCACTGAG GTACCAACTAATTAGAGTGCATCCCAGAAGCCTAGGAGAACACTGCAAGTGGTTGGACATGTTTGATGACACTGATATTGTCCTGTTTTGTGTTGCCTTGACTGACTATGACGAATATTCTGTTGACCGTAATGGAGTTTTAACCAACAAGATGTTGGCAAGCAAAGAGCTCTTCGAAAGCATAGTCACTCATCCAACATTTGAGAGCAAGAACTTCCTTTTGATTCTCAACAAGTTTGACCTGCTTGAGGAAAAGATCGAACAGGTCCCTCTCACACAATGTGAATGGTTTCGTGACTTCAAGCCTGTTGTCAGCCCGAATTGTCACAACAGCACTTACCCCTCTTTGGCTCAACGTGCTTCCCACTATATAGGAATGAAGTTCAAGGAACTTTTCCGTTCTCTTACAGATAACAAGTTGTTTGTTTCACCAGTAATCGGGTTGGAAAATGACACGGTAGATGAAGCTCTTAGATATGCAAGGGAGATTATCATGCGGTATGAAGAAGAGGGACCCTACTTAAATTACGAGTTGTCTTCTACTGACAGTGAGGCAAGGTCCGCATGTTTATTGCTCTAA